The Desulfofundulus luciae genome contains the following window.
TCATAAAGCTTCACCCGGCACCTGTCCACCACTTCGAGGATTTTTTCCACCTTTTCTTCAGGTGACATGCCTTCCTTAAAGAGCAAAGCAACTTTTTCCTCGGGATACAAATCCCGTATTTTGACCATATAGGTACCCCGGTCGTTGGTATAAAAAAGCTCCGTACCCTGATTGTTGCAGGAGGAAGGCCACGTCCTCCCCGTTGACTGGACCAGAAGGCCCAGGCCCACCCTGGGAGGCAGGTCGCCCAGCTGGCTTCCCGTCAGGCCTGTGGCTGCCCAAATGAGCAGGGCTTCCTCTATTTCACTTAAAGGAACGGGTTCTCTGGGAGAAGAAAACCCCAGGGCCTCCGATTCAAGAGTCATACCCAACCCAAAGCGCCTGGAACGGCGGTCACCTATGGCCTTGTAAAGAGGGTACTCCAATGCCCGGTAAGCACCTTCGGGTATCTTGCCTCCGCTACTATGGTACTCCTTCATCCCCTCGCCCCCTTAATCCCTTATATGGTGGGGGGAGAGGTAATAGCTACCTCCACCCCCGACTTCCACTGGATTCTCCCTTTATTTGCCGCCCTGCTGCCGGCGCTCCTGCACCTTCTGCCTGATCTGAGCCGTAACCTCGGCAAACTTGGCCCCGGCCGCCTTGCGCTTATTTTCGTATTCTTCGTCATAAACGTGTGCACAGTAAATTCCCTTAGCCTGCCAGGCGGGATCTGTCTTGGTTAAGGGCCGCCCGCGGCCGTTAAAGCCGGCAAAGTGGGTGGGGAAGCAACGCCACAGATCGCCGTAGATATCTTCCAGGCTAAAGGTTCCCTTCATGGTTGGCCTGTTGTACCACTCGTCCCAGGTACCCAGGCGCCACGGCCCTACGGAAATGCCCAGGGCCTGCATGCAACCGTCGAGATAACCGCAGGCCACGGCCATGGAACCAAAGGAGGTGTGGATGCGGGTGGGTACTCCCATTTCATACACCGCCGCCGCTGCGGTCACCACGGCAATGCCGAAATCCTGCAAGAGCCACATGCAGCATGGGCCACCTTGAGCCGTACCCCGCCCCCGGGTGGGACCTTCCCGGACTTCCCTGGCGTGTTTATTGAACTCCCCGCAGGTGGCAAAACCGCAGGCACCGCAATTCCACCCCAGGTGAGAACGGGTGGCATCGGTCCCCATTACCAGGATGGCCATGGGCTCGTCGTTTTTGATCACCTCATCTAATCCCTTCCAGTCACCGTACATATACATGTTCAGGCGACCGTCATCCCCGCACAACGGTAAAATGGCATCCCGGATATTGGCGATATCTTCTCCGGTTAGAATGACGCTCTTTATATTGGAGGGTCCTCCGCAAATGCGCTGGGCACCCTCACCGGCAGCAGCAGCCAGCCGGGCAATGTCCACCAGAATTTTCTCCTTTTCCGCTTTGGTCAGCTCCAGTATGGCCATTCTTCAGCCCTCCCCGAAAACTTATTCCTGCTCCGGCTCGAGTGCTCCCTGGCCGGACTTTTCAGGCGGATACCAGCTCCGCTGATCGTACCAGTAGACCATACGCGCCAAGATGTACTGCTTGCGCAGCGTGCTGTAGACCCGCTCCAGGTTTAGCACATGATAGTCGGGAAGGATATCCACGAAGGGGTTCTTGTTGCGGGCTGCCAGCAAGATCCCCACCACGAACTGGGACTTGGGACAGTAGCCCAGCTTCTGGGCAGCCACGCTGACACTGAATAAAGGCATGGCATCAATAAAGAGCCTGCGGGCCATGAGCAAAGCCGAACCCACCGCGTGGCCGTGATCCAGCACTTTAAAACCGCATAGAGGACCGTTAACCAGCTTGTTGGGATCCGGCTCTTCGTCCACCAGATCAATAAGTGCCCCGGCTTTGGTTACCCGCTTCGCATACAGGTCGTAACACGAGGGCTTACCCGTACAAAGGCCGCAGCCGCTGTCCAGGGGATATTCGGCAGCCCGGTAGTTGCCAATTAATAGGACGGCATCGGCCTCGCGTACCATGACCGCTTCGGAAAAGAGCCGGTTGCGCCAGATCTTTGCCTTGCGCATCCGTCCCAGTTCCTCCACCTTGCGGGCCAGGACCTCCTGCTCTTCCTCCCCGTAAACGATTTCCACCTCCACCTGGTCAATGCCGCCTCCCCGGGGAGAAGTAATGGCTGCCGCGGCCATGAGCTTGGCCGCCTCCACTACCACGTCTTTTCTGGCCAGATCCTGGGGAGAGTATTCTGGAAATTCCTTGAGATAGATGCGTGGCATGGGGTTAACCTCCTTACATGTTATTTAACTGTTAATATCGAATCTTGTTAATCATCGCAATTTTCTGCTAAAAACTTGTCTCCCTTCGCTGTACTCCTCTCACCCTGCCTCTCCTTTTCCTACCACCCCTTTCTTCTTTTCCCGCAGCCTCCCGGAAACTCCGCCCAACTACTTGCCACCCACGGATTGCTTTTACTTGTATCACAAACACAAAGAAACGGGCGCATCTATTGGCCAAGCGTTTGTTTTTCTCCGCTAACGGTTAATAAATAAAAGTGGGCGGTAGCATTTTCGGAAAAAACATTCTCCTTTTCGCCACCAGCTTTGTCTGCCAGCCGTGTAAAATAAAACCAATCCGTTCGAAATCTCTGCTCTGTAATACCATACCACATTCAATCGTTTTATCACGGTATCTTATCCCTAATGGTGTAAAAATGGCGGTAAAAGGTGTTAAAGACACCCTTACCGGTAAAATTTCCGCAGCAACCCCAGCGGACAGCCATCGCCTTATATGCCCTGGTTCCACGGAACAACCTGCCGGCCGGCGCCTTATTTTTTACCACAGGCCTTCCCCGCCTGAACCATAATCAAGAATAACAGTTAATTTCTGGTGGTAACCACTGTTTAAACCATTCATAGGCAAAAGCCATGGTCTGTTCAAAATATAAATTATAAACATCAAAATGTTTGGCACCCTTTACCACGCAAAGGCGCTTGGGTTCCCTGGCCCGATCGTACATTCTTACAGTTTGTTCGGGACGGATAAGTACGTCTTTTTCGGCATAAATAATCTGCAGGGGACGCGGGGCAATTTTATCCACTACTTCTTCGGGCTTGTATTCCAGAATATGTTCCACGGAATCCAGGGTTATTTCCACTTTGGGGGCCGATTTAAAAAATTCCTGTGTATCCGGATCTGGAAGCATAACATATAAGCGATCGACATATTTTGACTTACCGGTTAAAACCTTCTGCACCCGGTGCTCGTATACTTCCTTTAAGAAATCTTCCCATTCCCAATTGCGGCGCAGGCTACGCAACCAGTGCTCACCATGCCCCACAGGCACGGTGGCCACCGTACATTTCACCCGCTGATCAATGGCTGCCGCATAAATTACATTGGCCCCCCCAAAGCTGGCTCCATACAGGCCTATTTTCTCGGGGTCCACACCGGGCTGCTGCTGAAGGAAGGTAATGGCGTTACGGATATCCTGCACCTGTTCCATGGGAACCAGCCTCCCCCTGGTTCCCTCGCTCCCACCAAAACCACGATAGTCAAAACAAAGGGTCATATACCCCTTCCCGACCAAATACTGGCATACTTCTACCGAGGTGGTTTCTTTTACCCCTCCAAAGCCGTGGCACACCACCACACCGGGCCTTTTTGAGCCCTCATTGCCTCCATACAATATCCCTTCCAGCTTCATCCCTTCGCTAAAAAAATAAACCTTTTGACCGTTCATAGAAAAAATCCCACTCCCATACCTTTACTTTTTAAATAAAACGATAAACTACCTGACTGGGTAACGGGCCTTTTAAGGTGGAAGTGTGGGAATAAAACGGCCAAAGGCTAATAACGGGTTCTTAATGGACATTACCTTGCCAAGTCCAGGGCGCGGCAGCGGTAGCGCATGACACCGCCATTTTAATTCTCCAGCCCAGCCCGGGCGCGCAAGATAGCCTGCCGCACCGCTTCGGGTGCCGGTCCCCCCAGCACCCGCCGGGCGGCCACGCACTGCCTGATATCAATGGCCCGGTAGACATCTTCTTCAACCCGGGGGGCAAAATGCCTGAACTCCTCCAGGGACAGTTCTTCCAGGGATTTACCCCGGGACAGGCAGTAGTAAACCAGTTTGCCTGCTTGTTCATGGGCTTCCCGGAAGGGTACGCCTTTTTTCACCAGGTAGTCCGCCAGGTCGGTGGCGTTGGTGAAGCCCCCCCTTGCCGCCCCGGCCATATTTTCCGGGCGCACCTTTAAACTGGCCACCATGGGCGTGAAAACCCTCAGGCACTTTTTGACCGTATCCACGGCATCAAAAAGTGCTTCTTTATCTTCCTGCATGTCCTTATTGTAAGCCAGGGGTAACCCTTTAAGCATGGTCAAAAGGGTCATTAAATCGCCAAATACCCGGCCGGCTTTGCCCCGGGTCAACTCCGCCACATCGGGGTTCTTTTTCTGGGGCATCATGCTGCTGCCGGTGCTGTAGGCATCATCCAGCTCCACAAAGGCAAACTCTGCAGAAGACCAGAGGATAATCTCTTCACAAAAGCGGCTCAAGTGCACCATGATCAAGGCTGCGGCAGCCGTAAATTCCACCGCAAAGTCCCGGTCGCTGACGGCATCCAGGCTATTTTCCGCCACGGCAGCAAAACCAAGTTGTTCGGCCACGTAGGCCGGATCTATGGGAAAGGTGGTGCCGGCCAGGGCCCCTGCGCCCAGGGGCAGGACATCCGTACGCCGCCGGCAGTCCTGCAGCCTGTCCACATCCCGCCCGAACATCTGCACGTAAGCCATTAAATGGTGGGCCAGGGTGATTGGCTGGGCCCGCTGCAGGTGGGTGTAGCCGGGCATGACCGTATCCAGGTGATTTTCGGCCAGATCCAGCAGAGTTTCCTGCAACTGCTTGAGGAGAGCGATAATGGCGTCAATTTCTTCCTTGAGATACATGCGCACGTCCAGGGCCACCTGGTCGTTGCGGCTGCGGGCGGTGTGAAGCTTTTTCCCCACCGGACCGATGCGCTCGGTAAGCAACTGTTCTATATTCATGTGAATGTCCTCGGCGGCCACCGAAAACTGCACCCGGCCCTCCTCAATATCGGCCAGGATCTCTTCCAGGCCCTTTATGATTGCCTGCGCCTCTTCCGGAGCAATAATCCCCTGTTTGGCCAGCATACGGGCATGGGCCATGCTGCCCCGTATATCATAACGGTACAACCGCTGATCAAAGGAAATGGAAGAATGAAAGTCGTCCACCAGGTGGTCCGTAGCCTTTTGAAAGCGTCCTCCCCACAGTTTGGTCACTGAAAACACTCCTCAAAAAACGAATCATTTTCGCCTTTCATAATATCATGCCCGTACCGGAATGAAAAGCATGCCCCGGTAAACTCTGCAGGGTATTGAAGCCTGCGCAATAAGGTAGTATGCTTAAATGCGGGGGATGCAACATGATTTTTCAAAAAAGGGGTTTTAAAAACCAGATCCTGGTCTTAATTGCCCTGCTTCTGGTTTTACCCATTGTGCTGGCAGGATATATGTTAAACGTCATACACAACACCCAGTTAAGCATGATAGAAAGCCAGAAGAAAAAAATAGCAAAAGCCATGGAGCTTCTGGATGCCAGCTTGACCACATCCTTTGACGATCTTTTGACCAGAGCGAATGCTGCCCAGGCCCCCCGCCGGGACAAAGTGAAATTACTAAACCGGCAACTAAAACCGCTGATTGCAAAAATAAAGGAGAACTACCCGGAACTGGAACTGGGATTCTATTCCCGCGACCTGGATGTTATTCTGGACGGCGATGAAAACAGTTATGGCGAGAATTTCTCAAAGCGGCGTAAGCGGGCCTTTGACGAAACCATCAGCACCAGCAAACCGGTAGTGGAAACCCTGGGTCTTTCCGAGGGGGGACAGCTGGAGATGTACCGGCCCCTGATGCGCCATGGGAAAGTCATCGGTGCCGTCTGGGCCACGGAAAATCTCTCCGTACTCTACCGGCGGGTAGACCAGGTGCAGCGGGACGCCTACCTGGTTATTGCCGTAGGCGTGGTGGTGGGACTTGGGGGCGCCTTTGCCCTCATCCGGAACCTGGTGGCGGCTGTAAACCAGGTCAAAACAGGGGTCCAGTTGCTGGAAACGGACCTCACCTACGTCCTGCCTCCTGCCACCGGTGAACTGGGGGAGATCACCGAAGCCATCAACCACCTGGCCACCAAACTGGTGAACGTGCAGAATTACAATGAAATTATCCTGGCCAGCATTGACGACGGCATCCTGGCTGTAGACCTGCGTGCAGTGCTCATTGGGGTCAATGCCGCGGCAAAACGCATACTCGGCCTGCCGGAAGACTGCCTGGATAAACCCCTGGGAGAAACCTTCCCACCGGATTCCCCCTTCTATAATTACCTGACAACCGCACTGCACGAGCATCGCCTGGTAAAAGACCAGGAAGTGCTGCACCCTGCCGGCGAAGGGAAGACGCTGCATCTTTTGATCAGCACCAACCTGATGACCAACATCCGCCGGGAGATCATAGGAGTGGTACTGACCTGCCGGGATATCACCGACAGGGTGCACCTGGAAGAACAAATCCGGCGCCAGGAACGGCTGGCCTCCCTGGGCAAGCTGGTGGCCGGTGTGGCGCATGAAATCCGCAATCCTTTAACGTCTATCAGCGGCTATATTCAATTCTGGCAGAAAAATCCCACCCCCTCTCCTCGCTCGCTCTCTATCATCCAGCGGGAAATCAACCGGTTAAACACCATTGTAGATAAGCTGCTGCATTTTGCCAGGCCAGCCCAGGCCGTTTTCGGTGCCCACGACGTCAACCTGCTGGTCAACCGGGTAGCCCAGTTTTTCCAGGATGCTCATAATTCAGAGGTTGAAATCAAAAGAGAATTAACCGGAGATCTTCCACCGGCCTGGATGGACCCAAGCCAGATGGAACAGGTCCTCTACAACGTCCTGTACAACGCCGCCCAGGCTATGTCCGGCAGGGGAACAATTATCGTTTCTACAGAACTTGAGGCAGAAAAAAATATGGTTTTAGTAAAGGTAAAGGACTCGGGACGGGGTATACCACCGGAAATCATGCCCCACCTGTTTGACCCCTTTTTTACCACCAGGCCCAGGGGAGTGGGTCTGGGATTGGCCATTGCCTATGAAATAATCCGTGCCCATGGCGGGGAAATAGAGCTGGAAAGCCAGCTCGGACAGGGCACTACCTGCAAAATTTACATTCCCGTGGCAAAGGAGGAAGGATAAATGGCACTGGTGCTGGTGGTAGACGACGAAGAAAGTGTCTGCGAATTTTTAACTGAAGTGCTGGAAGATGCCGGATACCGCGTCCAGACAGCCCAGGATGGCCCGCGAGCATTAGAATTAATTAGCCAGAACCCACCCGATGCCGTCTTGCTGGACATCCGCATGCCAGAACTGGACGGCATGCAGGTAATGGACCGGATTCAGCAACAGGACAACCGCCTGCCGGTAATCCTGATGACTGCCTTCGGCACTACCGAAATGGCCATTCAGGCCATGAAAGCCGGTGCCTTTGACTATATTATCAAGCCCTTTAACCTGGACGAGCTGGTCCTGACGGTAAAAAAGGCCGTAACCATGAGACAACTGGCCATGGAAGTAGAAGCCTTGCGGGAAGGCCGTACGCCGGAACCCCTCTCCATGGAAACCATGATTGGACAGTCGCCGGCCATGCAGGCAGTTTACAAAAACATCGGCCGGGTGGCGGCAAGCAACGTCACGGTGCTCATTCAAGGAGAAAGCGGAACGGGCAAGGAACTGGTAGCCCGGGCCATTCATAACAACAGCAGCCGGCGGGACGG
Protein-coding sequences here:
- a CDS encoding DUF2148 domain-containing protein, which encodes MAILELTKAEKEKILVDIARLAAAAGEGAQRICGGPSNIKSVILTGEDIANIRDAILPLCGDDGRLNMYMYGDWKGLDEVIKNDEPMAILVMGTDATRSHLGWNCGACGFATCGEFNKHAREVREGPTRGRGTAQGGPCCMWLLQDFGIAVVTAAAAVYEMGVPTRIHTSFGSMAVACGYLDGCMQALGISVGPWRLGTWDEWYNRPTMKGTFSLEDIYGDLWRCFPTHFAGFNGRGRPLTKTDPAWQAKGIYCAHVYDEEYENKRKAAGAKFAEVTAQIRQKVQERRQQGGK
- a CDS encoding DUF2148 domain-containing protein yields the protein MPRIYLKEFPEYSPQDLARKDVVVEAAKLMAAAAITSPRGGGIDQVEVEIVYGEEEQEVLARKVEELGRMRKAKIWRNRLFSEAVMVREADAVLLIGNYRAAEYPLDSGCGLCTGKPSCYDLYAKRVTKAGALIDLVDEEPDPNKLVNGPLCGFKVLDHGHAVGSALLMARRLFIDAMPLFSVSVAAQKLGYCPKSQFVVGILLAARNKNPFVDILPDYHVLNLERVYSTLRKQYILARMVYWYDQRSWYPPEKSGQGALEPEQE
- a CDS encoding alpha/beta hydrolase — its product is MNGQKVYFFSEGMKLEGILYGGNEGSKRPGVVVCHGFGGVKETTSVEVCQYLVGKGYMTLCFDYRGFGGSEGTRGRLVPMEQVQDIRNAITFLQQQPGVDPEKIGLYGASFGGANVIYAAAIDQRVKCTVATVPVGHGEHWLRSLRRNWEWEDFLKEVYEHRVQKVLTGKSKYVDRLYVMLPDPDTQEFFKSAPKVEITLDSVEHILEYKPEEVVDKIAPRPLQIIYAEKDVLIRPEQTVRMYDRAREPKRLCVVKGAKHFDVYNLYFEQTMAFAYEWFKQWLPPEINCYS
- the argH gene encoding argininosuccinate lyase: MTKLWGGRFQKATDHLVDDFHSSISFDQRLYRYDIRGSMAHARMLAKQGIIAPEEAQAIIKGLEEILADIEEGRVQFSVAAEDIHMNIEQLLTERIGPVGKKLHTARSRNDQVALDVRMYLKEEIDAIIALLKQLQETLLDLAENHLDTVMPGYTHLQRAQPITLAHHLMAYVQMFGRDVDRLQDCRRRTDVLPLGAGALAGTTFPIDPAYVAEQLGFAAVAENSLDAVSDRDFAVEFTAAAALIMVHLSRFCEEIILWSSAEFAFVELDDAYSTGSSMMPQKKNPDVAELTRGKAGRVFGDLMTLLTMLKGLPLAYNKDMQEDKEALFDAVDTVKKCLRVFTPMVASLKVRPENMAGAARGGFTNATDLADYLVKKGVPFREAHEQAGKLVYYCLSRGKSLEELSLEEFRHFAPRVEEDVYRAIDIRQCVAARRVLGGPAPEAVRQAILRARAGLEN
- the atoS gene encoding two-component system sensor histidine kinase AtoS; the encoded protein is MIFQKRGFKNQILVLIALLLVLPIVLAGYMLNVIHNTQLSMIESQKKKIAKAMELLDASLTTSFDDLLTRANAAQAPRRDKVKLLNRQLKPLIAKIKENYPELELGFYSRDLDVILDGDENSYGENFSKRRKRAFDETISTSKPVVETLGLSEGGQLEMYRPLMRHGKVIGAVWATENLSVLYRRVDQVQRDAYLVIAVGVVVGLGGAFALIRNLVAAVNQVKTGVQLLETDLTYVLPPATGELGEITEAINHLATKLVNVQNYNEIILASIDDGILAVDLRAVLIGVNAAAKRILGLPEDCLDKPLGETFPPDSPFYNYLTTALHEHRLVKDQEVLHPAGEGKTLHLLISTNLMTNIRREIIGVVLTCRDITDRVHLEEQIRRQERLASLGKLVAGVAHEIRNPLTSISGYIQFWQKNPTPSPRSLSIIQREINRLNTIVDKLLHFARPAQAVFGAHDVNLLVNRVAQFFQDAHNSEVEIKRELTGDLPPAWMDPSQMEQVLYNVLYNAAQAMSGRGTIIVSTELEAEKNMVLVKVKDSGRGIPPEIMPHLFDPFFTTRPRGVGLGLAIAYEIIRAHGGEIELESQLGQGTTCKIYIPVAKEEG